CactacaagaacaagaagaagaaggagaagaaaaagaaaaggaaagaaaagcGATAATATGAAAACAACCTGCCTAGGATAACTAGTACATCCCAGCCCTCTCTAGCCTTTCCCCACTACTACCACTTAGTCCTGCTTCGGCTTACTGTTGAAAAGGCTGGCGTAAAGTCGTAGGAACGGGATGACAAGTTTCCCGCCGATCTTGACTAAGCTACCGAACCAACCGTCTAAGTGAAAGGTCTGATTGTGAGGCCTCGAGGTTAGCCTGAAACTTTCACATCTTGCTCACATCTGTTCCTCTTACGCCCCGGGCCCTTGGACTGCTTGGGGGGTGGCGAGTGTGACTTACGGGGATGTTTACGCCTCCGCTCTTGGCGACCCATCGAAAGGCGCGCGGAAGCATCGCGCTCTCATAGGCGTCGACGGCCGTTTTGGCCTCGGCTGTGGTTACCGAGTTGTCCGGGCGCGACTTGGCCAAGGCGTTCAAGTGCAACAGCTGCGGTAGAAGATCCGCTGTGTCGGCGAGGGCCGTGTTTCCTCCCGCACCTCTGTGGAAGTGGTGGCACCTGTTTTAGCCCATGTTCTTTGGAAGTATTATCTGTGTACTTGCTACCTAGGTGCGGGAATGGGGGAGAGACCGGGGGGAATGGGGGTCGGAGCTTGGGAAGGGGTATCGGGGAGGTTGGGCTACGGTCTTTCGGGCCGGAGCTCGCGGCTTCAGTGGGtaaaagaagaagaataaCAAAAAGGCTTACCGGTTTGGCTGCATGGCGTGGATGGCGTCACCGATAAGCCAGACACGGGGATGTCCCTGTTTGATGTCACCAGATTTGGCGCTTTTCTCCCTCCAGCGCGCTGCCGGGCGGTGAGCCGCTCGTAGCTGGGTGACCATGATATCGGCAGCGTCCTTGTCTTGCCGAGTTGCGCCCAATAGCGCGTGGCTAGGATGAGTTAGCACTGTCATTTCTCAGTCGGAGATTGTGTCATCCGCACTATTCTGGAGCCCAGTCCTTGATGTAATCGAGGCAAAGCTGCAGCTTGTCCGGGACGTTGCTCGGGTCGGGAATGGCATCCGTGGGAATGTTAAGGCCCCAATAAAAGGATGCCGCATCCTCGTTATAGGTGATGGGCTGACTCGCGTCGGTCTGTATGCCGTTGGCGTCGAACTTGGGAGGGAGGTAGACTGCACCTGGTTAGCAGACCGTGATGGATGGCCCAACGGATCCGGGAAGCCCTACAAGCATAAAAGAGGGTGCCACCCTTGGCGAATGTGACGATGGGTCCGCGACGGAGCTTCTGGGGAAGAGTCTTCATCAGGTCGTACGGGAGCTTTCCTTTAGACAGAAAGCCCCAGAATTTGTCGAGGAGAACAATGTTGTTCAAACCGAGCTGCGCGTTGATCTATGCACCCAAGTCTTCTCATCAGCAACACTAACAAAATCAGCCCGGGGATACGGATCTTACCCTGGATCTGTTCCCATCCGCGCCGACCAAGATGTCGCCCACGTCGGAAGTGCCATCGGCAAAATTGGCCTTGACCCTCTCCCTGCCGTTCTCGGTCACAATCTCGTATGACTCGAGATACTTGTCAAAGAGGACGGCATTTTTCTCCTTGACAGGCTCCAGCAGGAGGTTACGGAGCACGACGCGGTTGATGGCGGAGGTCTTCGCGTAGGACGGGACAGTGGAAAAGTCAAGAATCTCCTCGAACCGCGAGTTGTGGACGCTGGGGGCGGCCTGGCTGACGCCCATGTTCTGGCCTAGCTTGTTGACGATCTTGGTGAGTCGGTCCTGGGTCAGGCAAGCCTTGAAGCCGACCATGGCCCATTCACCGAGGCGAATCTGATATCCTTCCCTCTTGGTGTCCTCCGAGTCCCTCTCGTACAGGGCAAAGTCGATACCATTATTGAGGAGGCCGTTggcgaggaggctgccaGAGAGACCACCTCCAATAATGAGGACTCGGACCCCGGCCATTAGAGCTGCTGCAGACTAAACCAAAGGCCCCGTAGCGTCGACGATGATACTGACGGCTGATCGGCtcgaagagggagagaggacGGGAAGGAGAGAATATGTTTCTGTCGATTGGGGGGGGGATTAGAGGGTAGGGACCGACTTTGCGGGCTGCGTAGACAAAGTTGCGGTTGCTTTCTATTAAAGAGCTAGGCGAGGCGAACGGTTTGGTCTCGACTCAGTGCCACCACCCTTGTTCCAGGATGCAGTGCCGTGGCGTGAGCGGGCAGGCGACGTGAATCCCGAAGTAGAACCACGCCGAGTGAAATCCTGTGTCAGTGCGTCGCTCCGGGCTGTGACACGGAGCTGTCGGAGTACCAGCGCAACGTCGGAGGCACGATGCATGGCAGGGATGCGGGGGTTCTTGCCATGCCGACGGGGGTGGGCCCCTCCTTCGGCCCCAAGAGGCGGCTCCCCAGACGGAGAAACCAGGAGAGAAGGTCGTAGTAGTGGGCCTCGGCAACGGGTTACGGCAAGGGTTGTCAATGGGGGAGTTTGAGAGCTTGGGTGATGACGGGTCCAGAGTCTGCCTCTCTTGTTCCGTCCTCGAAGCAATCGCAAAGAGCAGCTCGGCGATGTTTTCAAGCCCACTAACAGTCGCCTGCCTTCCCGGTAAAGTAGTATCATCTGAGTACTAGTCGACGGTGGCGCCGTACATGCACCCGGACCATAATGTCCAAGACAACCGTTGAGTGGTTTGGTAATAGGTACATCAATCCTTCGCCTCTCTCACCCTTCGCCTCCTGTTCTCGGTCTCCGTTCCCAAGGGGAATCACGCTGACCCTTAACGCTCTTTGCGGGGACAGGCACCACGACCTTCTGGGTGCCCACCCGCGGCGTGACCATCTTCCTGGACGCAAGGCTTGAGAGGCCGGAGCCGAACTCGCGCCCAATCTCTATATATGACGTTACCGAAGCCGATTACATCTTCATCTGGCACACTCGCTTTGACCAGTTAGTGAAATCaggagagggaagagagatAGAAAAAGAGAAGACGACAGCTTGTCGGGCATAAAACTGGCGTGGGCTGAATGCTGACGGTGTGCAAGTCTCCCCGGGGTCGACCGAATCGCACTTCAGACCGgcgccatcgtcgtcgccaacTGCGAGGCCACCAACTGTCTACGGAAGGCCGGCGTGCTCGAGGAGCACCTCCCCGTGGCTGGGCAGCGAGCGCATCCCGCTCTTCACCAAGAAGGATCGTGACGAGGCCCAGCGCCCCGACGCGTCCTATCGAGCTGGACGTCAGGCCCGCCACAGCTCCGGTGGAGAAGGAGACTCATGGCAAGGTTCTCGACTTGGCTTGAGAGACTGCAGTCTTGAGAAGGTGGAAAGGGATAATTCTCTTGTTTCTCGTATGGAGGTTAGAGCAGTTAAATACCCCATGAGAGGCTTAACCTTTCATGATAATGCAGCTAGGTATAACTCTTTGATTATAGGCAGcagaaggttaaaaaaaaggccactatattagcattgggatataATGCTATGATATATtgaaaatgtgttctttgttatagttaaagcccggccctcgatgggttaaccgagccagaagatcgttCTTGACTTGGCGCTCGCAGAGGTAGTCACCTTAGACTCGTAGCACTGAATCCAAGTTTGAAGGGGAAACTGTGCGGGATGGAGGGTCTATCTGTACAATAGGAGATGCGGCCCCGCAGAACACATAGCTAGGGAGCTGCTGGCCATGAAGAGCAGAGGTTGAATGTGACCGTCAAAGTCATAACAGCAAACCTTATCTAAATTTCCTAAGCACTTTGCTACTATTCAAGAGGTATGCTGGTCAAGAAAGTTAATAATGGACCGCAGTGACTGAGCGGCCGGGGTCTGTAGCTCCGAGGTCTCGATGTCAATGTTGCCGAGGGCGCTGTCGAATCCGTGCTGGGCGTCGTCGGGGAAGTCGGCGGTGACAgcgacgccgaggccgcgGAGCTTGTTAGCAGTGTCAACGCCTTGATCGACAGGGACGGCCGCGTCGTTCTTTCCGTGCAAGATGAAGATTGGGGGCAGGGTGGCAGCTTGGCCAAAGGCCACGGGGAACAACTTGCGGTGCTCTTTcgggatggcctcgatgccCTGTTCGTGGATGCGCTCGCCAAGGCCCGTGACGCCCGTCAGGTAGTCCGGGAACAGCGCTTCGCCGTGGAACACGGCCACGATGGCCGACCGCGGATCGGCCGCCGGGTTGGTTGGGAACGGGTGGCCGCTGATCTGGCCCTCAGTGCCCTTTGCCTGCAGCGACTTGATGTACTCGAGCACGGGACCGGCATCCACGCAgggctggaagaagatgtTGGAGCCCTTGGTGTGGTAGCGGGCGGCCGACAGGTCTAGTACGCCGTAGATGAGCGCGACAGCAGAAGGCTTCTTGCCGGTTACGAGACCTGCCGTGGTCAAGGCCAGGTAGCCACCCGCACTGGAACCCGCGACGGCGATGGGCCCAATCTGGGCCCCGATCCTGACGCCCAGCGTCGTCGCCACCCAGTTGTACGCGTCCACGCTGTCGGCCACGGCGTCGACACCGGTTGACTCGGGCAGCAGGCGGTAGTCTACTGACACAAAGACACCACCACGGGTCGCCCAGCTGTTCAAGAGCCAAAGAGGATAGCGCTGACGGTCCCCAAAGACCTATCACCGGAGTTCGTCACGTTAGATATCCAGTCCGAGGTCCGAAGCTCATAGCAGCCTTTAGAAACGGCGGGAAACATACCAAGAAGCCGCCATGATAGTAAACGATAGTCCTCAGAGGGCCGTGAGTGATTCTAGTGGGGTACCAGACGTCCAGACTGATACCGCCCTTGCCACCCTGTTTAAACTCAAACGTCTCGAACCTGTAGTTCTCGGGGACGTGGATTTGGTTTGCCATTGTTGCCGTCAGGGTTGAGAGTGTGCAAGTTTGGCTTGTCGCAGTATGCCTAGGAGGTGCTACTTGTAGGGCCATCCTCACGCAGCTTGTGGCAATTGGCCCTTTTATGGCGGGGAAGCTCTAGCAGGAGGGGCCGACCAGCGGCAGCGCCGGCAACGGCGTGACTGCGATCCGACCCAGCGGGTATTGCCATTGTAGTCCTATGGCGTTCTCAGGTCCAGGGCCTGACAACAGGGCTTCCCAGAGAGGGCGGGTCTTCTGGCCCAACTTCGGCCTTGTCCACAACTGGGACTCCGACGGGGCCGATCCTAAGACCCGTTTCGCAGCAAAGACGGGGCTAGGCCTGTTCTCTGGTGACCTGCTTAAGGCAGTACTATCACCCTCCTCAGAGAGAGACAAGGAGATATCCCTTAAGCTGGCAAGGACCTCCAGTCCGTACCTCGCCCCAGTGTTATTGGAATACCTAAAGTATGTAGTAAGAATGATCTCACCTGTTAGAACACTATGTTGTGAGTACTTACTCCCGAGGCAAGACTTAGTGATGATTAAAGTATCTCTCAAaagaataaatataattGGCCTGAACCCCCTAGAGTGACCTGGTTGGAGGTCCTTGCCAGCTTAAGAGATATGGAAAAAGAGGAGTCGGCTTAAACATCCTCGATAAGTCGCATAACTAGAAAGAACCTTCTAGATCAAGAGAACATCCTAAATTGTTTAACGGGATCCGTGTTTTATGGACCACGTAATAATACCGTGAATACGAGGGATGAGTagatgatggcggcatcaCCCAACCTCAATACATAGCTTCCCTCTCGTTctttttccccttcttccCTCACTTATAGTTTCCGCTCTCTCAATCGCATATGCATGTTGACCGGGTTGTGCGACCACATTGACGAGACTTCCCACGGCTTTTCCTTGTTGACAAACTCAAAGTCAAACCTGCGGACGAACTGTGCGACGAACTTATAGATCTCGACCTGTTTTGATCCTCTTTCAGCGGGGGTGGTGACTGACGGCCCTATGGCCCAGAGATACCAGATGACGGAAACATTCATAAAGCATTGGGAGAAGCAAGGAACGAGAGGCCACTTACGAGTGCAAGATTCTTCCCGACGCAGCCCCGAGGGCCGTTGCCGCCAAAACTCATATTGTAGCTCTCGAGCATGGACTTCTGTTGGGGGTCCTCCCAGCGCTCGGGGATAAAGTCGTTGCGGGTCTCGCCGTAGAGCTTCGGGTCACGGCCCTGGCTGAGGGGGCTGATGCCGACGTTGTAGCCCGCGGGAATGTAATGCTTGCCGACCGTAACTCCGCCCTGGGGCACCACGCGCAGCAGCTGGAAGTTGATGGACGGGAACAGTCGCATCGTCTCCGAGATGACGGCCCCTAGGTAGGTGACCTTCTGCGACTGCAGATATGTGATGGGCTGGTCTAGGTTGTTTTCGTCGTAGAAATGGTCGATGGCTGCACGGAGTTTGGCGAGCTTTTCCGGGTGCGTCCCTAGATAGTAGAGGGCGGCGCGTATGCCGGCCGAGGTGGTATCAGCGCCGGCAGCCCTAACTCTTGTGTTAGCTACAGATAGGCTAAGTGGGTTCTcgtggagaagatggactTTTTGTttctctcatctcttctTAGAGCAAAGGGAAACGAATTCGCTGGTGAAACGAGAGCAGGCTTACAAGATGTTGGTTGTCTCCACCAGGATTTCCTTCTGGTCTGCTGGGCCCGAGCCGTCAAatttcttcatcttgacaaagTAGTTGAGCAGGTCCTTGCGTTCGAGGGCGTCCTTAGGAGCTGCCTGGCGTTCCATGACCTTGTCGCTCGAATACTTCATGAACTTGCTGATCGGGGAATCCAGTTTCAGCAGGTCGACCAAATGCAGGAAGGGCATAGTCTGACCCCAGATGTGACCTAAGACCCCGGAAAGGGTGAAAATCTGGGCAATGGCTTCCCGGATGCCCATGAcgtcggtctcggtctctAGGTGGCCCAGCGTCTCGCCAAAGGCCAGCTCGCCGACGACATCATAGGCGAGCGCCTGCACCCAGACGGACACGTCGACGATCTGGCCGCTCCGGGAGTACTTGGAGAGCTTGTCAAGACACAGCGCAATGGAGGACTGCATGTACTTCTCGTACTCGAGGATGGAGGACATGGAGTAGGCCGCCGAGACGCGCTTGCGCTTGAGCGAGTGCAATCTGGGATCCAGCTCGGCGAAGAACATTACGTCGACCCCAGGGTTGTGCCACGTGTGGTACCACCCCGTCTTGAGCGCGGGCTTGCCGTGTCCGTAGAGtttcttcatcgtcggccCGTCCACGATGGAAACTTCGTTGGGTGCGACGCGCACGACGGGGCCATACTTGTCGTGCAGCTCCAGGATGTCTTCGTGCCATTTGCCATGTGCATAGCGCCAAGTCCGCCACAGCCCGTTGACAGCGGCGATTTTGGGACCCGGAACCCAGGCCAGAGGGTGAAGGAGCAGCCGGTATAGAACGATGAGAGGAACCGTGACGAGCACGAGTCCGCTCACAATCGTCGCTGGTGAgacctggccaaggaccGGCGACCATGACGTCGCCGCCCGGACGAATGTCTCCCTAAGTTGTTCGATTATGGCCATGCCGGGTGCGAGTGGGCTGTTGTGCGGGTCTAAAccaggagggagaggagaaacgagatgatggagaagggaGCCAATGCTTTTGGGATGATGCCCTAAGTGTATACTGACCAAAGAGACAGGTCGTGCTGATATGATGCTTCCAGGCAGTCTACTGTTCGGCTGAGAACCTCCTGTGTATGCAGATCCGCAACCCAACACGAAAATGGAGGAATGGCCTGATCTACTAATAATGGTTTAGTTTTCGTATAGCGAGAGCAGCCGTGCCTTGGGCCTCAGCCATCCTCATCTAGCATAGTTTCGTTGGATAATCTAGGTGGTCGGCCAtctccccccccccccccccccccggCCCAGACACGGCAGACGGTCTGAGATCTGGATCTTGTGACCGGACCTGTTGGTTCTCTTTGGCTGAATCATCGGAGGGCTTCACTACACCGGCGCCCCGGGCACTCAAAGGGTACGGGACCAGAGACGTCAAGAAATGACTTTTACTACTAACCCGTGCGCTGGTTGGTGACCCTGGTCGGCTGTCCCCTAATCCTCATGCCAAAGGGTtcctcctttttcttctcagTCTTGAGAAACATGATACCCTAACCATCCTATTGCTGTTATCCTCCAACAAAATTAGGGATACCAGGGATGGTACGCAGCCGTCGCCTCTTACGCCCGCCCACCCTGTGCCGTGTAGTTCTTTGTGGCTAGGTGTTGACGCTCCCCTCCCCACAATCTATGGAATATGGGGGGCGAAGTATAGCGCGTGGCAATGGACGTCGGCTTTGCGGGATTGACGGAACATGAGCACATGCCGCATTACCGAGTGCCAGATGCAGCCATTTGTGAAGGAGGAGACAGTCTCCGGGGAACTATGCTGCCCGGAACTATGATGTGGCCCCCGTCGGAAGTTATTATGCAGATGTTTTATCATTGGCTACTTTTGCCTTCCCAAGTCCGACACTCTAAAAGTAAGGGGCCGATAGTGAGGGGCCGACCGATGCTAACCTGCCCAAATCACAGGACGCGGTCCGTGGGATCGATGTCTGGGAGGAATGGGGTTAGC
This region of Fusarium keratoplasticum isolate Fu6.1 chromosome 7, whole genome shotgun sequence genomic DNA includes:
- a CDS encoding Oxidoreductase — protein: MAGVRVLIIGGGLSGSLLANGLLNNGIDFALYERDSEDTKREGYQIRLGEWAMVGFKACLTQDRLTKIVNKLGQNMGVSQAAPSVHNSRFEEILDFSTVPSYAKTSAINRVVLRNLLLEPVKEKNAVLFDKYLESYEIVTENGRERVKANFADGTSDVGDILVGADGNRSRINAQLGLNNIVLLDKFWGFLSKGKLPYDLMKTLPQKLRRGPIVTFAKGGTLFYAFYLPPKFDANGIQTDASQPITYNEDAASFYWGLNIPTDAIPDPSNVPDKLQLCLDYIKDWAPEYHALLGATRQDKDAADIMVTQLRAAHRPAARWREKSAKSGDIKQGHPRVWLIGDAIHAMQPNRCHHFHRGAGGNTALADTADLLPQLLHLNALAKSRPDNSVTTAEAKTAVDAYESAMLPRAFRWVAKSGGVNIPTFHLDGWFGSLVKIGGKLVIPFLRLYASLFNSKPKQD
- a CDS encoding Abhydrolase-3 domain-containing protein; amino-acid sequence: MANQIHVPENYRFETFEFKQGGKGGISLDVWYPTRITHGPLRTIVYYHGGFLVFGDRQRYPLWLLNSWATRGGVFVSVDYRLLPESTGVDAVADSVDAYNWVATTLGVRIGAQIGPIAVAGSSAGGYLALTTAGLVTGKKPSAVALIYGVLDLSAARYHTKGSNIFFQPCVDAGPVLEYIKSLQAKGTEGQISGHPFPTNPAADPRSAIVAVFHGEALFPDYLTGVTGLGERIHEQGIEAIPKEHRKLFPVAFGQAATLPPIFILHGKNDAAVPVDQGVDTANKLRGLGVAVTADFPDDAQHGFDSALGNIDIETSELQTPAAQSLRSIINFLDQHTS